A region from the Aliiroseovarius sp. F47248L genome encodes:
- a CDS encoding plastocyanin/azurin family copper-binding protein gives MKRILAAFALSSSAVLCTAFPVLAEDDKTAAICAEAEERYVELFGAPSSEAEGVTIVKMYKYNFCPGELTVPVGTTVRWVNVDKRTSHSVILPDEPESDRAFPEESVEFTFLTTGDQEYLCGPHWETQKMIGMITVIEE, from the coding sequence ATGAAACGCATACTCGCCGCCTTCGCCCTGTCCTCATCCGCTGTGCTTTGCACGGCTTTTCCCGTTTTGGCCGAGGATGACAAGACCGCCGCCATCTGCGCCGAAGCCGAAGAACGTTATGTCGAACTGTTCGGCGCCCCCTCGTCAGAGGCCGAAGGCGTCACCATCGTCAAGATGTACAAGTATAACTTCTGCCCCGGCGAACTGACCGTGCCCGTCGGCACAACCGTCCGCTGGGTCAATGTCGACAAGCGCACCAGTCACAGTGTGATTCTGCCGGACGAGCCCGAAAGCGACCGTGCCTTCCCTGAAGAAAGTGTCGAATTTACCTTTCTGACCACCGGCGATCAGGAATATCTTTGCGGCCCACACTGGGAAACGCAAAAAATGATCGGAATGATCACTGTAATCGAAGAGTAA
- the cobA gene encoding uroporphyrinogen-III C-methyltransferase: protein MTGKVYLIGAGPGDPELMTLKAIRMLKEADVVVYDRLVSDDIIAMAPPDAQMIFVGKASKCHTVPQNRINEILVEKARAGLTVARLKGGDPLIFGRGSEETAYAVSQGVEVEYAPGITAAQGAASVTGVPLTHRGLATGVQYVTGHRQADGVLDLDWKCLANPDTTLVVYMGVANIGQIAVGLMTEGLPGNTPVMAISRASTPDEARMVSTLDHVAQDARRAGLKPPTLFIIGKVVSLYDAAQFDPAQEIAAHA, encoded by the coding sequence ATGACCGGCAAAGTTTACCTGATCGGCGCAGGCCCCGGAGACCCGGAGCTGATGACCCTGAAAGCCATCCGTATGCTGAAAGAGGCGGACGTGGTGGTCTATGACCGGCTGGTGTCGGATGACATCATCGCGATGGCCCCGCCGGATGCACAAATGATCTTTGTCGGCAAGGCCTCGAAATGTCATACTGTGCCGCAAAACCGGATCAACGAAATACTGGTCGAAAAGGCCCGTGCTGGATTAACGGTCGCCCGGCTGAAAGGTGGCGACCCCTTGATATTCGGACGCGGCTCGGAAGAAACCGCTTATGCCGTCTCGCAAGGGGTCGAAGTCGAATATGCTCCCGGCATCACCGCCGCACAGGGGGCTGCCAGTGTAACCGGCGTGCCGCTGACCCACCGTGGTCTGGCCACAGGCGTACAATATGTAACCGGCCACCGGCAGGCAGATGGCGTTCTGGATCTTGACTGGAAATGTCTGGCGAACCCCGACACCACGCTTGTCGTCTATATGGGCGTGGCCAATATCGGCCAGATCGCCGTGGGCCTGATGACCGAAGGCTTGCCGGGCAATACGCCTGTCATGGCGATCTCGCGTGCTTCAACACCTGACGAGGCGCGCATGGTGTCTACACTTGATCACGTCGCGCAAGACGCTCGCCGCGCCGGGTTGAAGCCCCCCACCTTGTTCATCATCGGCAAAGTCGTGTCGCTTTACGATGCGGCCCAGTTCGACCCCGCACAAGAGATTGCGGCCCATGCGTAA
- a CDS encoding cytochrome c: MRNLLALLLLTGTAHAGEPGLDPTALTRLVHQDCGSCHGLTLKGGLGPDIRPETIEHYDADVLQSVILDGIPDTAMPPWRALISEAEAAWIADYLLKGDTQ; this comes from the coding sequence ATGCGTAACCTTCTGGCCCTTCTGCTTCTGACTGGCACCGCCCATGCGGGTGAACCCGGCTTGGACCCGACGGCGTTGACTCGTCTGGTGCATCAGGATTGCGGATCGTGTCACGGACTGACCCTGAAAGGCGGGCTTGGCCCGGACATCCGCCCCGAAACCATCGAACATTACGACGCCGACGTGCTGCAATCTGTCATCCTTGATGGCATCCCCGACACAGCCATGCCCCCCTGGCGCGCCCTGATTTCCGAGGCCGAAGCGGCCTGGATCGCTGACTATCTGCTGAAAGGCGACACCCAATGA
- a CDS encoding cytochrome D1 domain-containing protein, whose product MKSLISALALAATLGTAALADTIATGDLGLVIERAKGSVLLVDQSDRASIARIEGLGDLSHASIIYSPDERFAYVFGRDGGLTKVDIVERKIANRVVQGGNSIGGAISDDGKLVAVANYEPGGVRIFDADTLELVADIPTDSKTIGLVDVPGRRFVFTMWDTGETWIADMSNGPEPEITKITDMGKNPYDALVTGNGRTYITGLFGEDGLTALDLWEDDPKPIRVMPNYGRGQEEMPVYKMPHLEGWALTGSEFVLPAVGHHEVLWVDAQTLEETGRTKTYSQPVFAMARPDGRQVWVNFAHPMNDTIQVIDTVTKEVIHQFKPGPAVLHMEFTPRGHEIWVSVRDENKVKIYDTHSFELLREIDADSPSGIFFTARAHRLGL is encoded by the coding sequence ATGAAATCCCTCATTTCCGCGCTTGCCCTTGCCGCCACCCTTGGCACGGCCGCGCTTGCCGACACGATTGCAACTGGCGATCTGGGTCTGGTGATTGAACGGGCCAAAGGCTCGGTCCTCTTGGTCGACCAATCCGACCGCGCCTCCATTGCCCGGATCGAAGGCTTGGGCGATCTGTCCCATGCCTCGATCATCTATTCGCCGGATGAACGCTTCGCCTATGTGTTTGGCCGCGATGGCGGGCTGACCAAGGTGGACATTGTCGAACGCAAGATCGCCAATCGTGTCGTGCAGGGCGGCAATTCCATCGGCGGGGCGATTTCTGATGATGGCAAGCTGGTCGCGGTGGCGAACTATGAACCCGGCGGCGTGCGTATTTTTGACGCCGACACGCTGGAACTGGTCGCCGACATTCCGACAGACTCGAAAACCATCGGGCTGGTGGACGTTCCCGGTCGTCGCTTCGTGTTCACCATGTGGGACACGGGCGAGACATGGATTGCCGATATGTCAAACGGCCCCGAGCCCGAGATCACCAAGATCACCGACATGGGCAAAAACCCCTATGACGCGCTGGTCACCGGCAATGGTCGCACATACATCACCGGCCTCTTTGGCGAAGACGGGCTGACCGCGCTGGACCTGTGGGAGGATGATCCCAAACCCATCCGCGTCATGCCCAACTATGGCCGCGGACAGGAAGAAATGCCGGTTTACAAGATGCCCCACCTTGAAGGCTGGGCGCTGACAGGATCGGAATTCGTGCTGCCCGCCGTGGGCCACCACGAAGTGCTGTGGGTCGATGCCCAAACGCTGGAAGAAACCGGGCGCACCAAGACCTATTCCCAACCCGTTTTCGCCATGGCACGCCCTGACGGTCGTCAGGTCTGGGTTAACTTCGCCCACCCGATGAACGACACCATTCAGGTGATCGACACGGTGACGAAAGAGGTGATCCACCAATTCAAACCCGGCCCCGCCGTGCTGCACATGGAATTCACTCCGCGCGGCCACGAAATCTGGGTCAGCGTGCGCGACGAGAACAAGGTGAAAATCTATGACACGCACAGTTTCGAACTGCTGCGCGAAATAGACGCCGACAGCCCGTCAGGCATTTTCTTCACCGCCCGCGCACACCGGTTGGGGCTGTAG